The following coding sequences lie in one Xiphophorus maculatus strain JP 163 A chromosome 4, X_maculatus-5.0-male, whole genome shotgun sequence genomic window:
- the LOC102225525 gene encoding RNA-binding motif, single-stranded-interacting protein 1-like has product MIFAHTGNPLKTSNRKQSYPMTPSSPSSSSNSSSTGLEQLSKTNLYIRGLPPATTDLDLVKLCHQYGKIQSAKAILDKTTNKCKGYGFVDFDSPAAALKAVHALKTSGIQAQMAKQQEQDPTNLYISNLPLSVDERELEKMLQPFGQVVSTRILRDYSGNSRGVGFARMDTTEQCNAVISHFNGKFIKLASGALGPSQPLLCKFADSQRKKHAHSGYVPNGQTGDLRLGAMTLTYDPSTAAIQNGYYPSPYPVTNRIMTVQPAMSPYMSPVSAYQVQSHSWVAHQPYIMQHPAAVMSPSVDPSMSMHPTAMITQQMGQLSLGNTGAYIAANPGVQGAYMPQYPPLQTAAENGTLQQVDSSNNSSPYSQLSK; this is encoded by the exons TCTTACCCCATGACTCCGTCCagtcccagcagcagcagcaacagcagcagcacaggcCTGGAGCAGCTCAGCAAAACCAACCTGTACATCCGAGGCCTGCCTCCCGCCACCACAGACCTGGATCTGGTCAAACTCTGTCACCA GTATGGAAAGATTCAGTCGGCCAAGGCGATCCTCGACAAGACGACCAACAAATGCAAAG GTTACGGCTTTGTGGACTTTGACAGCCCAGCTGCTGCTCTAAAGGCAGTACATGCTCTGAAAACCAGTGGCATTCAGGCCCAGATGGCCAAG cagcaggagcaggacCCCACAAACCTTTACATTTCCAACCTGCCTCTGTCGGTGGATGAGAGAGAGCTGGAAAAGATGCTGCAGCCCTTCGGTCAGGTTGTCTCCACTCGAATCCTCCGGGACTACAGCGGTAACAGCAGAGGCGTGGGCTTTGCAAG GATGGACACGACGGAGCAGTGCAACGCAGTCATCTCCCACTTTAATGGCAAGTTCATCAAATTAGCCTCTGGAGCTCTGG GACCGTCTCAGCCTTTGCTGTGTAAGTTTGCTGACagtcaaagaaagaaacatgCTCACAGTGGATATGTTCCCAACGGACAGACAGGCGACCTCAGACTA GGCGCCATGACGCTGACCTATGACCCCTCTACAGCAGCCATACAGAATGG aTATTATCCCTCTCCGTATCCGGTGACCAATAGAATAATGACTGTGCAGCCTGCAATGTCTCCATACATGTCTCCTGTCTCTGCTTATCAG GTTCAGAGTCATTCTTGGGTGGCGCATCAACCATACATCATGCAACACCCG GCTGCTGTGATGTCTCCCTCTGTGGATCCCTCCATGTCAATGCATCCCACAGCCATGATTACTCAGCAGATGGGCCAGCTGTCGTTGGGAAACACAGGAGCG TACATCGCTGCCAACCCCGGGGTCCAGGGAGCCTACATGCCACAGTACCCCCCACTGCAGACAGCAGCT GAAAACGGCACGCTGCAGCAAGTGGATTCTTCCAACAACTCGTCTCCTTACAGTCAACTCAGCAAGTAA